From Ascaphus truei isolate aAscTru1 chromosome 17, aAscTru1.hap1, whole genome shotgun sequence, the proteins below share one genomic window:
- the UBN2 gene encoding ubinuclein-2 isoform X2 produces the protein MAEPRRVPFVSLSPIKPREIGGGLSVEHQHQRTPPPPPPTQPAQRPSQPRPQPPPTQQQREAVPQQRPAQLPLQRPPEPLQLPQQREAVLVTAREMQQVQREVMPQQRPQREVPLTPPQREAGSLQREALTVPPPPAPPPQRPQRETGSVQREALTSPPQQRPQRETGSLQREALTSPPPATAQQRPQRETGSLQREALTSPPPPSQQQRPQREAFTSPPPQQQRLQRETPTSATPVLTREPGVCQPKVEARQEEEKKQRPRGTVRLELSLTDPTEESCAEFSYPELVQSEQRGGRVSAGAEKAAGQAKLPPSHDPFNDDERERLQVENLAKKFEAKYGGKSHRHRKDRMQDLIDIGYGYDDTDPFIDNSEAYDELVPASLTTKYGGFYINTGTLQFRQASDSEGEDFIGSKKHKSSKVSKLNEGDDRSLKKRKRKEGIEEQQPRKLKVPKQMGVVAFNSHKPDKKKKKLYKDSLSLAAMLRKFQKEKDAIRKKESKQSPPAVTVVTAPPKPVSVPITNDLTDLTLGADPVLDIFGGGEGELLQEAESALEMLGDFDFDKLLDSASNDSPVGSDPGENGSMGGLPTNISQVQIPKQVPPFPEGLPTQLEKRISDLLTAAKMFDEEGRKKFFTQEMNNILLDIELQLQELSPSNRNSVYGYLEAFVPCNRDTLVKRMKKLHFNIQDDRLKQPLQRLKLAISSVMPHQLNRYQEDCQAHNQAKNAKHQADDGERNGSEDDDEEKPSKRVLGPRKKFYWDETIRNLLCNLVKIKLGCFELELNKSQTAEDYLKTFMETEVKSLWPKGWMQSRLLFKESRSVHNHLTSATAKKKVILAPKPKVKESSPKKEQKTSTPLPTWTRVPALSTVTPIGGPISSNCTPSSETICLDDSLDEDLSFKPVSLDSISEALAVLHNGTNAPSSSIDTPTSRPRSALREEKLASIMSKLPLGGPKKADPSPHTSSLIAGHSAPVPKKPQDLAAAHSTVVSGLIAGSSIQNPKVSLEPLPAKLLQQGMHRCLQAEVSSSSTPAKVKASSATQAKAGCSSSSSTPLISSSQTHVSSSSSQVQNPSSLQAVKVHQQPPLQQNYVSPLQVTISKSHTNPVVRLTSSPHISSTSPALKTPDKTASYRPPSSPSPGSQPHPPVSRTATSSTSSNFLSKTIGAQGSSPGFKSPYTLAPPKPTTSPSSSSAGTLVSQSTTHHKLTSGINIGRPSPTVSPLPAGLGIGGMQGMKNPSVPPKIPSLSPKLSTLSPRQTSPSPRQPSPSPRQPSPSPRQPSLSPRLPNQSPRLPNQSPRLPSPSPRLPSPSPRLPSPLPSPSSKPLNFTSPGTVKTTVGGAVLNVPISRAILGSSTTSRTNLSGGAGSGTLGATKQPTPLRQPSASGSPVTAATVQSAAASLLANTSPLTLMASQLSVTNQNVTSASLAPFGMLGGLVPVTMPFQFPLELLGFGSDTASVVTSPGSTSAAFHHNLTQNLLKGLQTNSPHTPTISLSSLPAHLQQAFTAFYQNWDVLNRMLLYGRPVVTMQQLLSFKDM, from the exons ATGGCGGAACCTCGCAGGGTACCGTTCGTGAGTCTGTCACCCATCAAGCCACGCGAGATCGGCGGAGGCCTAAGTGTGGAGCATCAGCACCAGCGGACTCCCCCTCCGCCGCCTCCCACACAGCCGGCGCAAAGGCCCAGCCAGCCGAGGCCCCAGCCACCACCGACCCAGCAACAGCGAGAGGCGGTTCCGCAGCAACGACCGGCGCAGCTGCCGCTTCAGAGGCCGCCTGAGCCACTGCAGCTGCCGCAGCAGCGTGAGGCGGTGTTGGTGACGGCGCGCGAGATGCAGCAGGTGCAGCGCGAGGTGATGCCACAGCAACGGCCGCAGCGCGAGGTTCCTCTCACGCCGCCGCAGCGCGAGGCAGGGAGCCTGCAGCGCGAGGCGCTCACAGTACCGCCaccacctgcaccaccaccgcaacGGCCACAGCGCGAGACTGGGAGCGTGCAGCGCGAGGCGCTCACGTCACCTCCACAGCAACGGCCCCAGCGCGAGACGGGGAGCCTGCAGCGCGAGGCGCTCACATCACCGCCACCTGCAACAGCACAGCAACGGCCGCAACGCGAGACGGGGAGCCTGCAGCGCGAGGCGCTCACGTCACCGCCGCCTCCATCTCAGCAGCAACGGCCGCAGCGCGAGGCGTTCACTTCACCTCCACCTCAGCAGCAAAGGCTGCAGCGTGAGACACCCACATCTGCGACTCCCGTCCTCACGCGAGAGCCCGGAGTCTGTCAACCGAAGGTCGAAGCCAGGCAGGAGGAAGAGAAGAAGCAGAGACCGCGGGGGACGGTGAGGCTGGAGCTGTCGCTAACTGACCCGACGGAGGAGAGCTGCGCGGAGTTTAGTTACCCGGAGCTGGTGCAGAGTGAGCAGAGAGGAGGCCGGGTATCCGCGGGGGCTGAAAAGGCGGCGGGGCAG GCAAAGCTCCCTCCGTCACATGATCCATTTAATGATGATGAACGTGAGCGTCTACAAGTGGAGAACTTGGCTAAGAAATTTGAGGCCAAATAT GGAGGAAAAAGTCACCGTCATCGGAAGGATCGTATGCAAGATTTGATTGATATTGGTTATGGCTACGATGACACAGACCCATTTATTGACAACTCTGAAGCA TATGATGAATTGGTCCCAGCTTCTTTGACGACAAAATACGGCGGATTTTATATTAACACGGGAACGCTGCAGTTTCGTCAGGCATCCGACTCTGAGGGTGAAGATTTCATCGGGAGTAAAAAGCACAAATCATCTAAA GTATCAAAGCTCAATGAAGGAGATGACCGATCGCTGAAGAAACGGAAGCGGAAAGAGGGCATTGAAGAGCAACAGCCGAGGAAATTGAAAGTTCCCAAACAAATGGG GGTTGTGGCCTTCAACTCCCACAAACCtgacaagaaaaagaaaaagcttTACAAAGACTCTCTGTCCCTCGCCGCCATGCTGCGAAAATTTCAGAAGGAGAAAGATGCCATACGGAAAAAAGAATCCAAGCAGAGCCCACCAGCTGTAACGGTAGTAACTGCTCCCCCAAAACCGGTTTCCGTTCCGATCACCAATGATTTAACAGACTTGACGCTTGGTGCTGACCCAGTTCTTGACATTTTTGGTGGTGGCGAGGGGGAACTTCTACAGGAGGCAGAGAGTGCACTTGAGATGCTGGGCGACTTTGATTTTGACAAACTGTTGGATTCTGCGTCCAACGACAGTCCGGTTGGGTCTGACCCCGGCGAGAACGGAAGCATGGGGGGGCTTCCGACGAATATCTCCCAGGTGCAGATACCCAAGCAAGTGCCCCCTTTTCCGGAGGGTCTTCCAACACAACTGGAGAAGCGTATTTCTGATCTGCTAACG gctgCAAAAATGTTTGATGAAGAAGGCAGGAAGAAATTCTTCACTCAAGAGATGAACAATATTTTGTTAGA TATTGAGTTGCAGCTGCAGGAGTTGAGCCCCAGTAATCGGAATAGTGTGTACGGGTATCTGGAGGCCTTTGTGCCATGCAACCGAGATACACTTGTCAAGCGGATGAAAAAACTTCACTTTAACATACAG GATGACCGCTTAAAACAGCCACTGCAGAGGCTGAAGTTAGCTATTAGCAGTGTTATGCCTCACCAGTTGAACAGGTACCAAGAAGACTGCCAAGCTCACAATCAGGCCAAAAATGCCAA GCACCAAGCTGATGATGGAGAAAGGAACGGTTCAGAAGATGATGATGAAGAGAAACCTAGCAAGCGTGTACTGGGGCCAAGGAAAAAGTTCTACTGGGATGAGACCATAAG AAATTTGCTTTGTAACCTGGTGAAGATTAAACTGGGATGTTTTGAGTTGGAGCTTAATAAAAGCCAGACTGCAGAGGACTATCTCAAGACATTCATGGAGACTGAAGTGAAGTCTTTATGGCCCAAGGGCTGGATGCAGTCAAG GTTGCTGTTTAAGGAGAGCCGCAGTGTACATAATCATCTCACGTCTGCTAC AGCCAAGAAAAAGGTTATTCTGGCACCTAAGCCTAAAGTCAAG GAGTCTAGTCCGAAAAAGGAGCAGAAGACTTCCACACCTCTTCCCACTTGGACCCGTGTCCCCGCTCTGAGCACAGTTACACCCATCGGCGGTCCCATCAGCTCCAACTGCACGCCAAGCTCAGAGACCATCTGCCTGGATGACTCTTTGGATGAAGATCTTTCTTTCAAACCTGTCTCGTTGGATTCAATCTCTGAGGCATTGGCTGTACTCCATAATGGAACCAATGCCCCATCATCCAGCATAGATACCCCCACCTCCCGACCTAGATCTGCCTTGAGAGAGGAGAAGCTGGCCTCTATCATGAGCAAACTGCCATTGGGAGGTCCTAAAAAAGCTGATCCCTCTCCGCACACATCTAGTCTCATTGCAGGCCATTCGGCCCCTGTACCAAAGAAACCCCAGGATCTAGCAGCAGCCCATTCCACGGTGGTCTCTGGGCTCATTGCAGGATCTTCCATCCAGAACCCCAAAGTATCACTGGAGCCACTACCTGCCAAGCTGCTTCAGCAGGGGATGCATAGGTGTCTGCAAGCGGAGGTCTCCTCCTCTTCCACACCTGCTAAGGTCAAGGCTTCTTCTGCTACCCAGGCCAAGGCAGGGTGCTCTTCCTCCTCTTCAACACCATTAATATCCTCTTCACAGACCCATGTTTCTTCCTCATCTTCGCAAGTCCAAAACCCTTCTTCCTTGCAAGCAGTCAAGGTCCATCAGCAACCTCCTCTTCAACAAAACTATGTTAGTCCCTTACAAGTTACGATCAGCAAATCTCATACTAACCCGGTTGTGCGATTGACCAGCAGCCCCCATATTTCTTCCACCTCTCCAGCTCTCAAGACTCCTGATAAAACAGCTAGTTACCGGCCTCCCTCTTCACCTTCCCCTGGTAGCCAACCACACCCACCAGTGTCTCGGACAGCTACCTCTTCTACCTCTAGTAACTTTTTATCAAAAACCATTGGTGCCCAGGGTTCAAGTCCTGGGTTCAAATCTCCATACACCTTGGCTCCTCCGAAGCCCACAACGTCTCCTAGTTCTTCCAGTGCCGGTACTCTTGTCTCTCAGAGTACTACTCATCACAAATTGACAAGTGGAATTAATATCGGACGTCCTTCACCTACAGTCAGCCCGCTGCCTGCTGGCCTAGGAATAGGAGGGATGCAGGGAATGAAGAACCCTTCTGTACCTCCCAAGATCCCAAGCTTGTCCCCCAAACTATCCACATTGTCTCCTAGGCAGACCAGCCCATCTCCTAGGCAACCCAGCCCATCTCCTAGGCAACCCAGCCCATCTCCTAGGCAACCCAGCCTATCGCCTAGATTGCCCAACCAGTCGCCTAGATTGCCCAACCAGTCACCTAGGTTGCCCAGTCCATCTCCTAGGTTGCCCAGTCCATCTCCTAGATTGCCCAGCCCATTGCCCAGTCCATCTTCAAAACCACTCAACTTTACGTCTCCTGGAACGGTCAAGACCACAGTGGGTGGTGCTGTCCTGAATGTACCCATAAGCAGGGCCATCCTTGGCTCAAGCACTACAAGTAGGACTAACCTATCTGGGGGTGCAGGGAGTGGAACTCTGGGTGCTACTAAGCAGCCAACGCCTCTCAGACAACCATCTGCCTCAGGGTCCCCAGTCACAGCTGCCACTGTGCAG TCCGCAGCAGCGTCTCTTCTCGCAAACACTTCACCTCTGACCCTCATGGCATCACAGCTGTCTGTAACGAATCAGAACGTGACATCGGCCTCGCTTGCCCCCTTTGGGATGCTGGGCGGGCTGGTCCCAGTCACCATGCCATTCCAGTTTCCTTTGGAGCTGCTCGGCTTTGGGAGCGACACTGCCAGCGTGGTAACATCACCAGGTTCTACCTCAGCGGCTTTTCACCACAACCTCACTCAGA ATTTACTGAAAGGTTTACAGACGAACTCTCCGCACACACCCACGATCTCTCTCTCCAGTCTGCCTGCTCACTTGCAGCAAGCTTTCACAg
- the UBN2 gene encoding ubinuclein-2 isoform X3 gives MAEPRRVPFVSLSPIKPREIGGGLSVEHQHQRTPPPPPPTQPAQRPSQPRPQPPPTQQQREAVPQQRPAQLPLQRPPEPLQLPQQREAVLVTAREMQQVQREVMPQQRPQREVPLTPPQREAGSLQREALTVPPPPAPPPQRPQRETGSVQREALTSPPQQRPQRETGSLQREALTSPPPATAQQRPQRETGSLQREALTSPPPPSQQQRPQREAFTSPPPQQQRLQRETPTSATPVLTREPGVCQPKVEARQEEEKKQRPRGTVRLELSLTDPTEESCAEFSYPELVQSEQRGGRVSAGAEKAAGQAKLPPSHDPFNDDERERLQVENLAKKFEAKYGGKSHRHRKDRMQDLIDIGYGYDDTDPFIDNSEAYDELVPASLTTKYGGFYINTGTLQFRQASDSEGEDFIGSKKHKSSKVSKLNEGDDRSLKKRKRKEGIEEQQPRKLKVPKQMGVVAFNSHKPDKKKKKLYKDSLSLAAMLRKFQKEKDAIRKKESKQSPPAVTVVTAPPKPVSVPITNDLTDLTLGADPVLDIFGGGEGELLQEAESALEMLGDFDFDKLLDSASNDSPVGSDPGENGSMGGLPTNISQVQIPKQVPPFPEGLPTQLEKRISDLLTAAKMFDEEGRKKFFTQEMNNILLDIELQLQELSPSNRNSVYGYLEAFVPCNRDTLVKRMKKLHFNIQDDRLKQPLQRLKLAISSVMPHQLNRYQEDCQAHNQAKNAKHQADDGERNGSEDDDEEKPSKRVLGPRKKFYWDETIRNLLCNLVKIKLGCFELELNKSQTAEDYLKTFMETEVKSLWPKGWMQSRLLFKESRSVHNHLTSATAKKKVILAPKPKVKESSPKKEQKTSTPLPTWTRVPALSTVTPIGGPISSNCTPSSETICLDDSLDEDLSFKPVSLDSISEALAVLHNGTNAPSSSIDTPTSRPRSALREEKLASIMSKLPLGGPKKADPSPHTSSLIAGHSAPVPKKPQDLAAAHSTVVSGLIAGSSIQNPKVSLEPLPAKLLQQGMHRCLQAEVSSSSTPAKVKASSATQAKAGCSSSSSTPLISSSQTHVSSSSSQVQNPSSLQAVKVHQQPPLQQNYVSPLQVTISKSHTNPVVRLTSSPHISSTSPALKTPDKTASYRPPSSPSPGSQPHPPVSRTATSSTSSNFLSKTIGAQGSSPGFKSPYTLAPPKPTTSPSSSSAGTLVSQSTTHHKLTSGINIGRPSPTVSPLPAGLGIGGMQGMKNPSVPPKIPSLSPKLSTLSPRQTSPSPRQPSPSPRQPSPSPRQPSLSPRLPNQSPRLPNQSPRLPSPSPRLPSPSPRLPSPLPSPSSKPLNFTSPGTVKTTVGGAVLNVPISRAILGSSTTSRTNLSGGAGSGTLGATKQPTPLRQPSASGSPVTAATVQSAAASLLANTSPLTLMASQLSVTNQNVTSASLAPFGMLGGLVPVTMPFQFPLELLGFGSDTASVVTSPGSTSAAFHHNLTQNLLKGLQTNSPHTPTISLSSLPAHLQQAFTAFYQNWDVLNRMLLYGRPVVTVRLIKDSIT, from the exons ATGGCGGAACCTCGCAGGGTACCGTTCGTGAGTCTGTCACCCATCAAGCCACGCGAGATCGGCGGAGGCCTAAGTGTGGAGCATCAGCACCAGCGGACTCCCCCTCCGCCGCCTCCCACACAGCCGGCGCAAAGGCCCAGCCAGCCGAGGCCCCAGCCACCACCGACCCAGCAACAGCGAGAGGCGGTTCCGCAGCAACGACCGGCGCAGCTGCCGCTTCAGAGGCCGCCTGAGCCACTGCAGCTGCCGCAGCAGCGTGAGGCGGTGTTGGTGACGGCGCGCGAGATGCAGCAGGTGCAGCGCGAGGTGATGCCACAGCAACGGCCGCAGCGCGAGGTTCCTCTCACGCCGCCGCAGCGCGAGGCAGGGAGCCTGCAGCGCGAGGCGCTCACAGTACCGCCaccacctgcaccaccaccgcaacGGCCACAGCGCGAGACTGGGAGCGTGCAGCGCGAGGCGCTCACGTCACCTCCACAGCAACGGCCCCAGCGCGAGACGGGGAGCCTGCAGCGCGAGGCGCTCACATCACCGCCACCTGCAACAGCACAGCAACGGCCGCAACGCGAGACGGGGAGCCTGCAGCGCGAGGCGCTCACGTCACCGCCGCCTCCATCTCAGCAGCAACGGCCGCAGCGCGAGGCGTTCACTTCACCTCCACCTCAGCAGCAAAGGCTGCAGCGTGAGACACCCACATCTGCGACTCCCGTCCTCACGCGAGAGCCCGGAGTCTGTCAACCGAAGGTCGAAGCCAGGCAGGAGGAAGAGAAGAAGCAGAGACCGCGGGGGACGGTGAGGCTGGAGCTGTCGCTAACTGACCCGACGGAGGAGAGCTGCGCGGAGTTTAGTTACCCGGAGCTGGTGCAGAGTGAGCAGAGAGGAGGCCGGGTATCCGCGGGGGCTGAAAAGGCGGCGGGGCAG GCAAAGCTCCCTCCGTCACATGATCCATTTAATGATGATGAACGTGAGCGTCTACAAGTGGAGAACTTGGCTAAGAAATTTGAGGCCAAATAT GGAGGAAAAAGTCACCGTCATCGGAAGGATCGTATGCAAGATTTGATTGATATTGGTTATGGCTACGATGACACAGACCCATTTATTGACAACTCTGAAGCA TATGATGAATTGGTCCCAGCTTCTTTGACGACAAAATACGGCGGATTTTATATTAACACGGGAACGCTGCAGTTTCGTCAGGCATCCGACTCTGAGGGTGAAGATTTCATCGGGAGTAAAAAGCACAAATCATCTAAA GTATCAAAGCTCAATGAAGGAGATGACCGATCGCTGAAGAAACGGAAGCGGAAAGAGGGCATTGAAGAGCAACAGCCGAGGAAATTGAAAGTTCCCAAACAAATGGG GGTTGTGGCCTTCAACTCCCACAAACCtgacaagaaaaagaaaaagcttTACAAAGACTCTCTGTCCCTCGCCGCCATGCTGCGAAAATTTCAGAAGGAGAAAGATGCCATACGGAAAAAAGAATCCAAGCAGAGCCCACCAGCTGTAACGGTAGTAACTGCTCCCCCAAAACCGGTTTCCGTTCCGATCACCAATGATTTAACAGACTTGACGCTTGGTGCTGACCCAGTTCTTGACATTTTTGGTGGTGGCGAGGGGGAACTTCTACAGGAGGCAGAGAGTGCACTTGAGATGCTGGGCGACTTTGATTTTGACAAACTGTTGGATTCTGCGTCCAACGACAGTCCGGTTGGGTCTGACCCCGGCGAGAACGGAAGCATGGGGGGGCTTCCGACGAATATCTCCCAGGTGCAGATACCCAAGCAAGTGCCCCCTTTTCCGGAGGGTCTTCCAACACAACTGGAGAAGCGTATTTCTGATCTGCTAACG gctgCAAAAATGTTTGATGAAGAAGGCAGGAAGAAATTCTTCACTCAAGAGATGAACAATATTTTGTTAGA TATTGAGTTGCAGCTGCAGGAGTTGAGCCCCAGTAATCGGAATAGTGTGTACGGGTATCTGGAGGCCTTTGTGCCATGCAACCGAGATACACTTGTCAAGCGGATGAAAAAACTTCACTTTAACATACAG GATGACCGCTTAAAACAGCCACTGCAGAGGCTGAAGTTAGCTATTAGCAGTGTTATGCCTCACCAGTTGAACAGGTACCAAGAAGACTGCCAAGCTCACAATCAGGCCAAAAATGCCAA GCACCAAGCTGATGATGGAGAAAGGAACGGTTCAGAAGATGATGATGAAGAGAAACCTAGCAAGCGTGTACTGGGGCCAAGGAAAAAGTTCTACTGGGATGAGACCATAAG AAATTTGCTTTGTAACCTGGTGAAGATTAAACTGGGATGTTTTGAGTTGGAGCTTAATAAAAGCCAGACTGCAGAGGACTATCTCAAGACATTCATGGAGACTGAAGTGAAGTCTTTATGGCCCAAGGGCTGGATGCAGTCAAG GTTGCTGTTTAAGGAGAGCCGCAGTGTACATAATCATCTCACGTCTGCTAC AGCCAAGAAAAAGGTTATTCTGGCACCTAAGCCTAAAGTCAAG GAGTCTAGTCCGAAAAAGGAGCAGAAGACTTCCACACCTCTTCCCACTTGGACCCGTGTCCCCGCTCTGAGCACAGTTACACCCATCGGCGGTCCCATCAGCTCCAACTGCACGCCAAGCTCAGAGACCATCTGCCTGGATGACTCTTTGGATGAAGATCTTTCTTTCAAACCTGTCTCGTTGGATTCAATCTCTGAGGCATTGGCTGTACTCCATAATGGAACCAATGCCCCATCATCCAGCATAGATACCCCCACCTCCCGACCTAGATCTGCCTTGAGAGAGGAGAAGCTGGCCTCTATCATGAGCAAACTGCCATTGGGAGGTCCTAAAAAAGCTGATCCCTCTCCGCACACATCTAGTCTCATTGCAGGCCATTCGGCCCCTGTACCAAAGAAACCCCAGGATCTAGCAGCAGCCCATTCCACGGTGGTCTCTGGGCTCATTGCAGGATCTTCCATCCAGAACCCCAAAGTATCACTGGAGCCACTACCTGCCAAGCTGCTTCAGCAGGGGATGCATAGGTGTCTGCAAGCGGAGGTCTCCTCCTCTTCCACACCTGCTAAGGTCAAGGCTTCTTCTGCTACCCAGGCCAAGGCAGGGTGCTCTTCCTCCTCTTCAACACCATTAATATCCTCTTCACAGACCCATGTTTCTTCCTCATCTTCGCAAGTCCAAAACCCTTCTTCCTTGCAAGCAGTCAAGGTCCATCAGCAACCTCCTCTTCAACAAAACTATGTTAGTCCCTTACAAGTTACGATCAGCAAATCTCATACTAACCCGGTTGTGCGATTGACCAGCAGCCCCCATATTTCTTCCACCTCTCCAGCTCTCAAGACTCCTGATAAAACAGCTAGTTACCGGCCTCCCTCTTCACCTTCCCCTGGTAGCCAACCACACCCACCAGTGTCTCGGACAGCTACCTCTTCTACCTCTAGTAACTTTTTATCAAAAACCATTGGTGCCCAGGGTTCAAGTCCTGGGTTCAAATCTCCATACACCTTGGCTCCTCCGAAGCCCACAACGTCTCCTAGTTCTTCCAGTGCCGGTACTCTTGTCTCTCAGAGTACTACTCATCACAAATTGACAAGTGGAATTAATATCGGACGTCCTTCACCTACAGTCAGCCCGCTGCCTGCTGGCCTAGGAATAGGAGGGATGCAGGGAATGAAGAACCCTTCTGTACCTCCCAAGATCCCAAGCTTGTCCCCCAAACTATCCACATTGTCTCCTAGGCAGACCAGCCCATCTCCTAGGCAACCCAGCCCATCTCCTAGGCAACCCAGCCCATCTCCTAGGCAACCCAGCCTATCGCCTAGATTGCCCAACCAGTCGCCTAGATTGCCCAACCAGTCACCTAGGTTGCCCAGTCCATCTCCTAGGTTGCCCAGTCCATCTCCTAGATTGCCCAGCCCATTGCCCAGTCCATCTTCAAAACCACTCAACTTTACGTCTCCTGGAACGGTCAAGACCACAGTGGGTGGTGCTGTCCTGAATGTACCCATAAGCAGGGCCATCCTTGGCTCAAGCACTACAAGTAGGACTAACCTATCTGGGGGTGCAGGGAGTGGAACTCTGGGTGCTACTAAGCAGCCAACGCCTCTCAGACAACCATCTGCCTCAGGGTCCCCAGTCACAGCTGCCACTGTGCAG TCCGCAGCAGCGTCTCTTCTCGCAAACACTTCACCTCTGACCCTCATGGCATCACAGCTGTCTGTAACGAATCAGAACGTGACATCGGCCTCGCTTGCCCCCTTTGGGATGCTGGGCGGGCTGGTCCCAGTCACCATGCCATTCCAGTTTCCTTTGGAGCTGCTCGGCTTTGGGAGCGACACTGCCAGCGTGGTAACATCACCAGGTTCTACCTCAGCGGCTTTTCACCACAACCTCACTCAGA ATTTACTGAAAGGTTTACAGACGAACTCTCCGCACACACCCACGATCTCTCTCTCCAGTCTGCCTGCTCACTTGCAGCAAGCTTTCACAg